Part of the Deltaproteobacteria bacterium CG2_30_66_27 genome, CTTCGTCCTCGGGTACGGCCGGGACAAGGTCCTCCCCGTCGTGGAGGAGTTCGGCGGGAAGGTGGCGATCCAGGAGAGCCTGTTCGGAACGGGGGACGCGGCCCGGTGCGGCCTGGCCGAACTTTCCGCCGGGGCGAAGGAGGTCGTGGTGCTTTGCGGGGACGCGCCGCTGATCCGGCCCGCGACGATCCGCGCGCTCCTCGCGGCCCGCCGCCGGCAGGGGGCCCCGGCATCGGTGCTGACGGGCATTCTCGACGACCCGACCGGATACGGCCGGATCGTTCGCGGCGATGCCGGATCGGTCGTCAGGATCGTGGAAGAGAAAGACGCGAGGGCCGCCCTCCGCAAGGTTCGGGAAGTGAACTCGGGGACGTACGCCTTCGACCGGGTCTTCCTCGAGCGGGGGTTGCCGCGCCTCTCCGACGTGAACGCCCAGCGGGAGTATTACCTGACGGACGTCGTCCTCGAGGCCTTGGCCGAAGGGAAGCGCGTGGTCCGGGTGACGGCGCCGGAACCGGACGAAGTGCGGGGGATCAACTCCCGGCGGGAGCTGGCCGAGGCGACGAGGATTCTCCTCGAGAGGAAGCTCGACGACCTGATGTCGTCCGGCGTCACCCTGGTGGACCCGCGGCGGACGTACGTCGAGGCGGAAGTGTCCGTGGGGCAGGACACGATCATCGATCCGGGAGTGACTCTGCTCGGCGCGACGCGGATCGGCCGTGGAGTGCGGATCCAGACCGGGTGCGTGGTCGACGGCAGTGTCCTTTCGGACGGGGTGGAGGTGAAACCGTATACCGTCATCTCGAGGTCCACGGTGAGAAAGGGGGCCATCCTCGGTCCGTTCTCCCACTTGC contains:
- a CDS encoding UDP-N-acetylglucosamine diphosphorylase/glucosamine-1-phosphate N-acetyltransferase — translated: MKGISAIILAAGQGRRMKSSLPKVAHLVLGKPVVWHVAQAARTAGIRELVFVLGYGRDKVLPVVEEFGGKVAIQESLFGTGDAARCGLAELSAGAKEVVVLCGDAPLIRPATIRALLAARRRQGAPASVLTGILDDPTGYGRIVRGDAGSVVRIVEEKDARAALRKVREVNSGTYAFDRVFLERGLPRLSDVNAQREYYLTDVVLEALAEGKRVVRVTAPEPDEVRGINSRRELAEATRILLERKLDDLMSSGVTLVDPRRTYVEAEVSVGQDTIIDPGVTLLGATRIGRGVRIQTGCVVDGSVLSDGVEVKPYTVISRSTVRKGAILGPFSHLRPEADIGEGAHIGNFVEVKKSRIGKGSKANHLSYLGDATIGKKVNVGAGTITCNYDGIHKHPTVLGDGVFVGSDTMLVAPVTVGKGALIGAGSTITKNVPAYALALCRAEQKTIEGWVARKRPELLKKAGLSVPAAKKGKK